In Desulfovibrio oxyclinae DSM 11498, a single genomic region encodes these proteins:
- a CDS encoding 3-keto-5-aminohexanoate cleavage protein, which translates to MNTTPIITCAITGAGDTADKNPAVPVTPKEIAESAIAARKAGAAVAHIHVRDPETGKPSRAPELYREVVEHIRESGSDVIINLTAGMGGDFVPDENEPNTGGAGSDMAGAEERIAHIRELKPEICTLDCGSMNYADAAYITTPDQLRTMAAGIAESGVKPEIEVFEMGHVWMAKQLIQEKLIAAPPLFQLCMGIPFCAPATPEAMLTLRNQLPEDAVWAGFGIGRNQFPFAAQALLMGGHMRVGLEDNLYLKKGVAADNVMLVQKAVQLADTLGATPATPDHAREILGLNQ; encoded by the coding sequence ATGAATACAACACCGATCATAACCTGCGCGATCACCGGTGCCGGGGATACCGCGGACAAGAATCCGGCGGTGCCCGTCACGCCCAAAGAGATCGCCGAGTCGGCCATTGCCGCCCGAAAAGCCGGGGCTGCCGTGGCACATATCCATGTGAGGGACCCGGAAACCGGCAAGCCCTCGCGGGCTCCCGAGCTTTATAGGGAAGTGGTTGAACACATCCGCGAGAGCGGTTCCGACGTCATCATCAACCTTACCGCGGGCATGGGCGGCGATTTCGTCCCGGACGAAAATGAGCCGAACACCGGCGGGGCAGGCTCCGATATGGCCGGGGCCGAGGAACGCATCGCCCACATCCGGGAACTCAAGCCGGAAATATGCACCCTCGACTGTGGCTCCATGAATTATGCTGACGCAGCATATATCACCACGCCCGACCAGCTTCGCACCATGGCGGCAGGCATTGCCGAATCCGGTGTGAAGCCCGAGATCGAAGTCTTCGAGATGGGGCATGTCTGGATGGCCAAACAGCTCATTCAGGAAAAGCTCATCGCCGCCCCGCCGCTGTTTCAGCTGTGCATGGGCATCCCGTTCTGCGCCCCGGCCACGCCGGAAGCCATGCTGACCCTGCGCAACCAGCTGCCAGAAGACGCAGTCTGGGCCGGGTTCGGCATTGGTCGCAACCAGTTCCCTTTTGCGGCTCAGGCTCTGCTCATGGGCGGTCACATGCGCGTGGGACTGGAAGACAACCTCTATCTCAAAAAAGGCGTCGCGGCGGACAACGTCATGCTCGTGCAAAAAGCCGTACAGCTCGCGGACACGCTTGGGGCGACTCCCGCCACTCCGGATCATGCTCGCGAGATTCTCGGACTCAACCAATAG